The genomic region GCTGATGAGCCAGCAGGCGCGGCTGTTCTTTGGCTCCGTGCGGGACAACATCCTGATGGGGAACCCGCTGGCGACCGACGACGAGATTCACCAGGCGCTGGTCAACAGCGGCGCGCTGGAGTTTGTGCGTAAGCAAAAAATGGGGCTTAACACCCTTATCAACGAGGGCGGCACGGGGCTGTCCGGCGGCCAGCGTCAGGCGCTTTTGCT from Oceanidesulfovibrio indonesiensis harbors:
- a CDS encoding ATP-binding cassette domain-containing protein; this encodes LMSQQARLFFGSVRDNILMGNPLATDDEIHQALVNSGALEFVRKQKMGLNTLINEGGTGLSGGQRQALLLARALLTSPNILLLDEPTAWLDEMSEKQFIQHLHKWLGKRRTLVVATHRLPILDLVDRIIVLENCKVVMD